A portion of the Edaphobacter lichenicola genome contains these proteins:
- a CDS encoding LytR/AlgR family response regulator transcription factor, whose translation MRLRVLIADDEPLARERLRFLLAGDEEIELLRECRNGSEVLASLKAQQVDVLFLDIQMPGKGGFEVIEQMGATQMPITVFVTAHNQHALQAFKVHALDYLTKPVEPERLKATLARAKERIASNTALQNQERLKQVLIEVGMRGVGGKEYPKRLLVPNGTKDTVVNIQEIEWIEAADYYSCLHVGTKSFMLRETVKQLANTLDPNRFVRIHRSTIVNMDYVCEVAREGRNEGSVILTRGQRLKMSKTGWQNLVAASKSS comes from the coding sequence ATGAGACTCAGAGTGCTTATTGCCGACGACGAACCACTGGCCCGCGAACGGCTGCGCTTTCTTCTCGCTGGCGACGAAGAGATAGAACTGCTCCGCGAATGCAGAAACGGCAGCGAGGTGTTGGCGTCCCTGAAAGCGCAACAGGTCGATGTTCTGTTTCTCGATATACAGATGCCGGGCAAGGGAGGCTTCGAAGTGATCGAGCAGATGGGTGCAACCCAGATGCCCATCACAGTCTTTGTGACAGCTCACAACCAACATGCGCTTCAAGCGTTCAAGGTACATGCACTCGACTACCTAACCAAACCTGTAGAACCGGAGCGGCTGAAGGCCACACTCGCCCGGGCCAAGGAGAGGATTGCCTCGAACACCGCACTCCAGAACCAGGAGCGTTTGAAGCAGGTGCTCATCGAAGTAGGGATGCGCGGAGTCGGCGGAAAAGAGTATCCGAAGCGCCTCCTGGTACCGAATGGCACAAAAGACACAGTGGTCAATATTCAGGAGATCGAATGGATCGAGGCAGCGGACTACTACTCCTGCCTGCACGTTGGAACAAAGAGCTTCATGCTGCGCGAAACAGTGAAGCAGTTGGCGAATACGCTTGATCCAAACAGGTTCGTTCGGATTCACCGCTCGACGATTGTAAACATGGACTACGTTTGCGAGGTGGCACGTGAGGGTCGCAACGAGGGATCGGTGATTTTGACGCGTGGACAACGGCTGAAGATGAGCAAGACCGGATGGCAGAACTTAGTTGCGGCTAGCAAGTCATCTTGA
- a CDS encoding sensor histidine kinase — protein sequence MNAFTTSSEYQHAPAISQEKTAGVAATPLSRHLNGYVMIVSLAAVLALATAGECGSIMHPASLVYGAVLWGWWGTIACVLWKLAPSLPIVSSLSVKTILLHLAAGSVLALVHLLMLWGIGFPLGWGPVGEQEMWKILFNINRFGIELLIYGFIIGITGIVQYKQRAQHDAMRSLELQKQLSSAHLRALQMQLEPHFLFNTLNAITTLVELGRQSEAVEMLSHLNLILKSTLKRTTPEKVPLSQELEMIDNYLAIEQIRFADRLQVQIKVDPGALDGMVPCFLLQPIVENAIRHGIAHCVSEGKVEASARRDGANLHLKVRDTGADAGIPAQDGHGIGLRNTRERLMHFYNDEFAMRAQPLDEGGFEVAITIPYEPQRR from the coding sequence ATGAACGCTTTCACTACCTCCTCGGAATACCAACACGCTCCAGCGATCTCCCAAGAGAAAACAGCGGGAGTGGCTGCTACGCCATTGAGCAGGCACCTCAACGGCTACGTAATGATCGTGTCGCTGGCGGCAGTGCTGGCGCTCGCCACTGCAGGCGAATGCGGTTCCATCATGCATCCGGCCTCACTAGTTTACGGCGCAGTCCTGTGGGGATGGTGGGGCACAATTGCTTGTGTTCTTTGGAAGTTGGCACCGAGTCTGCCGATTGTGTCTAGTCTTTCAGTGAAGACGATTCTGCTGCATTTAGCTGCTGGATCCGTGCTCGCACTCGTCCATCTGTTGATGCTGTGGGGTATCGGCTTCCCGCTTGGGTGGGGTCCGGTGGGGGAGCAGGAGATGTGGAAGATTCTATTCAACATCAACCGGTTCGGCATCGAACTCCTGATCTATGGATTCATCATTGGAATCACCGGAATCGTTCAGTACAAGCAGCGCGCGCAGCATGATGCGATGCGATCGCTCGAGCTTCAGAAGCAGCTCTCCTCGGCCCACCTCAGAGCGCTCCAGATGCAACTGGAGCCTCACTTTCTTTTCAACACTCTCAACGCAATTACGACACTGGTTGAATTGGGCCGACAAAGCGAAGCAGTCGAGATGCTGTCCCATTTAAACCTCATCTTGAAGAGCACGTTGAAGCGAACAACTCCGGAGAAGGTCCCGCTCTCGCAGGAGTTGGAGATGATCGATAACTACCTCGCAATCGAACAGATTCGATTTGCAGACCGTCTCCAGGTGCAGATTAAGGTTGACCCCGGAGCGCTCGATGGCATGGTGCCCTGTTTCCTCTTACAGCCGATCGTCGAGAATGCGATACGCCACGGGATTGCGCATTGTGTGAGCGAAGGAAAGGTCGAGGCGTCTGCAAGGCGTGACGGCGCGAACCTGCACCTCAAGGTACGCGACACAGGAGCGGACGCCGGCATACCGGCGCAGGACGGACACGGTATCGGCTTGAGAAATACGCGGGAGCGACTCATGCACTTCTACAATGATGAATTCGCAATGAGGGCACAACCGCTCGACGAGGGCGGTTTTGAAGTTGCGATCACCATACCGTACGAGCCCCAAAGAAGATGA
- a CDS encoding efflux RND transporter periplasmic adaptor subunit, whose product MQANGTVALLCIFICIPLVSCSRVVAHANTSPPEGVPVHVTHVLSQDVPLEITAVGNVEAVERVDVKPRIAGQIRSVAFAEGQNVAKGQLLFTIDHDTMSRQQAQQEAELDRDIAMEQQAVAVAARDAASQKQSQSEADVAVKLGELGVLSGQSVKQAITASDTTRSSLHADQAAIAAAAGAVRADRARLAQTTLQLNFADVVAPITGRAGAAMVKAGNVVLENDTTLVTLLQLAPIRVVFGVPEQSLAEVQRLSAACSLEVEAGTADNRLVEGHLDFIDNTVDAASGTVRMKATFSNTDRALWPGEFVNARLRLRVDARQVVVPQSAIQQGLDGKYAWRVQSGVATMVPVTVLRSYRPATTSQAGGEVAVLGSGLSPGDVIVTEGQLRLTPGARVSLVGAPSGP is encoded by the coding sequence ATGCAGGCAAATGGAACGGTTGCGCTTCTTTGCATTTTTATCTGCATTCCGCTTGTGTCGTGTTCGCGTGTTGTGGCGCACGCCAATACATCGCCCCCGGAGGGTGTCCCCGTTCACGTCACTCACGTCCTATCGCAGGATGTTCCACTGGAGATCACGGCGGTGGGAAACGTTGAGGCTGTTGAACGGGTCGACGTGAAGCCGCGCATCGCAGGGCAGATCAGAAGCGTTGCGTTCGCAGAAGGACAGAACGTTGCCAAAGGCCAGCTTCTCTTCACGATCGATCACGATACGATGAGCCGGCAGCAGGCACAACAGGAGGCCGAGCTTGACCGCGATATCGCCATGGAGCAACAGGCCGTTGCTGTTGCGGCGCGAGATGCAGCCTCGCAGAAGCAGAGCCAATCGGAGGCCGATGTTGCGGTCAAGCTGGGCGAACTCGGAGTGCTCTCGGGTCAGTCGGTGAAACAAGCGATCACGGCGAGCGATACCACGCGTTCCAGCCTTCATGCCGATCAGGCAGCTATTGCCGCTGCCGCCGGGGCGGTCAGGGCCGACCGCGCGCGTCTGGCGCAGACAACGCTACAGCTCAACTTCGCTGATGTTGTTGCGCCCATTACTGGGCGCGCTGGCGCCGCTATGGTCAAGGCCGGCAACGTTGTCCTTGAGAACGATACGACCCTCGTCACTCTTCTTCAGCTCGCTCCTATTCGCGTCGTGTTCGGTGTTCCGGAACAATCGCTTGCCGAGGTGCAGCGTCTGAGCGCTGCGTGCTCCTTGGAAGTGGAGGCCGGGACTGCGGACAACCGTCTCGTCGAAGGCCATCTCGATTTCATCGATAACACTGTCGATGCTGCTAGCGGCACCGTTCGCATGAAAGCAACGTTTTCCAATACCGATCGCGCGCTCTGGCCTGGCGAATTCGTCAACGCCCGCCTTCGCTTGCGCGTGGATGCCCGCCAAGTTGTCGTTCCACAGTCCGCAATTCAGCAGGGGCTTGATGGAAAGTACGCATGGCGGGTCCAATCAGGAGTTGCGACGATGGTGCCGGTTACGGTGCTCCGCAGTTATAGGCCCGCGACCACTTCGCAGGCGGGCGGCGAAGTTGCGGTTCTTGGCAGCGGTCTCAGTCCTGGAGACGTGATCGTGACCGAAGGCCAGCTGCGCCTCACTCCTGGCGCTCGGGTTTCTCTTGTCGGTGCGCCGTCTGGACCATAG
- a CDS encoding efflux RND transporter permease subunit: MSLLRFTDFFIHRAITTTLLIAAIAGFGLLSYLSLPVSNLPEVEYPTIQVSAALPGANPDSMAATVATPLESEFSRIPGIENMTSSSLVGETDITLQFALNRSVDAAAQDVQAAISRAAGNLPLGMPQPPSYSKVNPADDPIIWLEMHSETMSFEDFSRYATQIVSKQISMVNGVSQVEVYGPERPAIRVQVDPARLAAYSLDLEQIRTALTNNSASLPTGTLYGNARDYSLQANSQLTTADQFSDLVVSYRNELPLRLNQIAHVLNSSSNDKRTFWINGKRSVILAVRKQPGANTIEVADRVKAAVQTLRDVLPPGVAFGKVADNADIVRGSIAEVNHTLAITIVLVVLVIFAFLGTLSSTLIASATIPVSILGSFVAMHLLGYTVDMFSMMAITLSVGFVVDDAIVMLENIVRHCEMGESRLNAAVNGAAEVGFTILSMTLSLVAVFLPILFLNGVLGRLLREFAVTISVSILLSGFSALTLTPMLCSRFLSERVHGDNWFLRRTEGIHAALERGYQRSLDFVLRHQRATIVASIAMTAATVALFAIVPKSFMPAVDTGAFSGSMEASQDSSFAQMISYGEQVNKALAAIPSMESNLSGVFSQNGGWLWVNLRQDRRRPNVKVIIADLQKQLDRIPGLKVYLRQPDFVDLGQTESRSQYSAALRSPDAEQLYRWAPRLKSKLDSLPELANVSTDLQMSAPRVNVDIRRDLAMSLNVDPEKIANTLYDAFGNRRANTITVASQQYDVILEVAPQYQQDPETIGNLYLASNTGSLVPLSAVTTLSQTVAPLTVNHLGQFPAVTFHFDLKPGISLDKATLAVRRAATELGIPATMNFTFQGTAAQFQSSLKGLGVLLVIAVTVIYLVLGVLYESFIHPITILSGLPAAAIGALLTLLVFGQDLNLYSFLGIILLIGIVKKNAIMIVDFAIDAERSQGMTPEQAIYQGCLQRFRPIMMTTMAALLGAAPIALGQGVGGEARRPLGIAVGGGLLLSQTVTLYVTPVIYLFLHRLQHRRLETNISSETVPSTP; encoded by the coding sequence GTGTCCCTCTTGCGCTTTACAGATTTTTTTATCCATCGCGCTATTACCACCACACTGCTGATCGCCGCGATCGCGGGTTTCGGGTTGCTGAGCTATCTTTCGCTTCCGGTCAGCAACCTGCCCGAGGTTGAGTACCCGACGATCCAGGTATCTGCGGCACTACCCGGCGCCAACCCGGATTCCATGGCCGCTACCGTCGCGACGCCGCTCGAGAGCGAGTTCTCGCGCATTCCGGGCATTGAAAATATGACCTCAAGCAGCCTGGTTGGCGAGACGGATATAACGCTGCAGTTCGCGCTAAACCGGAGTGTCGATGCGGCCGCGCAGGATGTTCAGGCGGCCATTTCTCGAGCTGCAGGCAATCTACCTTTGGGCATGCCTCAACCGCCCTCCTACTCCAAGGTCAATCCGGCGGATGATCCGATCATCTGGCTGGAGATGCATTCAGAGACGATGTCGTTTGAGGATTTTTCGCGCTATGCCACGCAGATCGTCTCGAAGCAGATCTCCATGGTGAACGGAGTTTCGCAGGTCGAAGTGTACGGACCCGAGCGCCCAGCGATTCGCGTCCAGGTTGATCCGGCACGTCTTGCTGCCTATAGCCTCGATCTCGAGCAAATCCGCACCGCGCTTACGAATAACAGCGCAAGTCTTCCCACAGGCACGCTCTATGGGAATGCGAGGGACTACTCCCTGCAGGCGAACAGTCAACTCACGACCGCCGATCAGTTCTCGGATCTGGTTGTTTCTTATCGCAACGAACTTCCGCTGCGTCTTAACCAGATCGCCCATGTGTTGAACAGCTCCAGCAATGACAAGCGAACCTTCTGGATCAATGGGAAGCGAAGTGTCATCCTCGCCGTACGCAAGCAACCTGGCGCAAACACAATCGAAGTTGCGGACCGGGTGAAGGCCGCAGTTCAGACTCTGCGGGACGTTTTGCCTCCCGGTGTAGCGTTCGGCAAAGTCGCCGACAACGCCGACATCGTTCGCGGCTCGATCGCTGAGGTCAACCATACCCTTGCGATCACTATCGTGCTCGTCGTGCTGGTCATCTTTGCGTTTCTTGGAACACTCTCTTCGACGCTTATCGCCAGCGCTACCATTCCCGTGTCCATCTTGGGGTCCTTCGTCGCGATGCATCTTCTTGGCTACACCGTGGATATGTTCTCCATGATGGCGATCACGCTTTCGGTGGGTTTTGTGGTCGACGACGCCATCGTGATGCTCGAGAACATAGTTCGGCATTGTGAGATGGGTGAGTCTCGTCTGAATGCCGCGGTCAACGGCGCTGCGGAGGTGGGCTTCACAATTCTCTCGATGACTCTCTCGCTCGTCGCCGTCTTTCTTCCGATTCTCTTTCTCAACGGCGTACTCGGACGACTTCTTCGTGAGTTCGCCGTCACCATCTCGGTCTCCATCCTGCTCTCTGGTTTCTCGGCACTTACCCTTACTCCTATGCTCTGCAGCAGGTTTCTCAGCGAGCGTGTCCACGGGGACAACTGGTTCCTTCGCCGGACGGAGGGCATCCATGCAGCACTCGAGAGGGGGTATCAGCGTTCGCTTGATTTTGTTCTGCGCCATCAACGAGCGACGATCGTAGCCAGCATCGCGATGACAGCAGCAACAGTTGCGCTGTTCGCAATCGTGCCTAAGAGTTTTATGCCTGCAGTCGATACCGGCGCCTTCTCCGGGAGCATGGAGGCCTCGCAAGACAGCTCCTTCGCCCAAATGATCTCGTATGGTGAACAGGTCAACAAAGCACTCGCCGCGATTCCATCGATGGAAAGCAACCTGTCGGGTGTCTTCTCGCAGAATGGGGGCTGGCTGTGGGTCAATCTTCGTCAGGACCGCCGACGGCCTAACGTCAAGGTCATCATCGCTGACCTTCAGAAGCAGCTCGACCGCATACCGGGGCTCAAGGTCTATCTACGCCAACCGGACTTTGTCGATCTGGGACAGACTGAATCACGGTCGCAGTACTCCGCTGCACTTCGGAGTCCGGACGCCGAGCAGCTTTACCGCTGGGCCCCTCGCCTCAAGAGCAAGTTGGACTCTCTTCCCGAGCTCGCCAATGTTTCGACAGACCTGCAGATGAGCGCGCCCCGCGTCAACGTCGATATCCGCCGAGACCTTGCAATGTCCCTCAATGTCGATCCTGAGAAGATCGCCAACACGCTTTACGATGCCTTTGGAAATCGGCGCGCCAACACCATCACTGTCGCGTCGCAGCAGTACGATGTCATCCTCGAGGTCGCTCCCCAATATCAGCAAGACCCTGAAACGATTGGCAACCTCTATCTTGCGTCGAATACGGGCAGCCTTGTTCCTCTCTCGGCCGTTACGACGCTGAGCCAGACCGTCGCTCCCCTGACGGTCAATCATCTAGGGCAGTTTCCAGCGGTTACGTTTCACTTCGATCTGAAGCCTGGCATCTCGCTCGATAAGGCAACACTCGCGGTGCGTCGAGCTGCGACCGAACTCGGCATCCCCGCCACTATGAACTTCACCTTCCAGGGGACCGCGGCACAGTTTCAAAGTTCCCTGAAGGGCCTTGGCGTGTTGCTCGTGATCGCGGTGACGGTCATCTATCTCGTTCTCGGCGTCTTATACGAGAGCTTTATTCATCCGATTACGATCCTTTCGGGTCTTCCTGCCGCCGCTATCGGTGCGCTCCTCACGTTGCTGGTGTTCGGCCAGGATCTCAACCTCTACTCCTTTCTCGGCATCATCCTGCTGATCGGCATTGTCAAAAAGAATGCCATCATGATCGTCGATTTCGCTATTGACGCCGAGCGCAGCCAAGGGATGACGCCTGAGCAGGCCATCTATCAGGGTTGTCTTCAACGCTTTCGTCCGATCATGATGACGACCATGGCGGCGTTGTTGGGTGCGGCTCCCATCGCTTTGGGCCAAGGCGTCGGGGGTGAGGCGCGCCGGCCACTCGGTATCGCAGTAGGCGGCGGCCTGCTGCTTTCGCAGACGGTGACGCTCTATGTGACACCGGTGATTTATCTCTTTCTGCATCGCCTCCAACATAGAAGGCTTGAAACAAATATCAGTAGTGAAACAGTTCCATCGACCCCCTAG
- a CDS encoding DUF4126 family protein, which yields MVFLISAFVVGVACGLRALVGLAAVSWAASSGNVPVQGTWLAFLGFRATPFITSLLGIFELVTDKLPKTPSRLVPPQFGARVLMGALTGAAIGVSHGHLFMGLLSGIVGSILGTLAGAKARAAAARLFGRDLPAALLEDVVAIALLFLALR from the coding sequence ATGGTTTTTTTGATCTCAGCCTTCGTAGTAGGTGTTGCGTGTGGTTTGCGTGCTCTTGTTGGTCTCGCGGCTGTTAGCTGGGCAGCCAGCAGCGGAAACGTGCCTGTCCAAGGAACATGGCTTGCATTTTTGGGATTTAGAGCAACCCCTTTCATTACCAGTCTGCTCGGCATCTTCGAACTCGTCACCGACAAGCTGCCAAAAACCCCCAGCCGGCTTGTGCCTCCGCAGTTCGGTGCTCGTGTTTTGATGGGTGCCCTTACTGGCGCGGCAATAGGCGTGTCACACGGGCATCTTTTTATGGGGCTTCTGTCGGGAATCGTCGGCAGTATTCTCGGAACATTGGCAGGAGCGAAGGCGAGAGCCGCTGCTGCGCGACTGTTCGGGCGCGATCTACCGGCGGCACTGCTTGAGGACGTTGTAGCCATCGCTCTACTCTTCCTGGCGTTGCGCTGA
- a CDS encoding GGDEF domain-containing protein has product MPSTSIHELAIGEIERLSRRGFQQLALPEPLESGFEQSTLSQRSARLWIEGLIAIGFFNLYVIADHFIRGDTSWLPLQIRLCIVTPIALLVNVSMRWSPNKIYRETSIAVASCLIGIVHLYLESNRNATSSAYAQVGLIVAVIFVNVVMRLHFVYALSASTVLLVSDLVFIHHDHFLSGPEKLLGITLAICAISMTAIGNYSIGREERVGYLMRLRSEIQSRELSFLNVELQRISSLDSLTGLANRHSYELQFAKLWREAVESKTCISAIIIDIDHFKNTNDTRGHLYGDRVLVRVASLLLQSLRCKDDFAARFGGEEFVVLLPGATTEGALIVAERIRKLVEVAGSPALPEPGVHPRLSTVSCGGASCFPGDANCQEDLLDAADKALYRAKSEGRNRVCWGELAKTAKRRAPKEERTIHHLLNNSSESLAQVD; this is encoded by the coding sequence ATGCCGAGCACTTCTATCCATGAACTTGCGATTGGAGAGATAGAGCGGCTCTCACGGAGGGGATTCCAGCAGTTGGCCCTGCCGGAGCCACTCGAGAGCGGTTTCGAGCAATCAACACTCTCTCAGCGCTCGGCGCGCCTTTGGATAGAGGGCTTGATCGCGATCGGTTTTTTCAACCTTTATGTCATCGCGGACCACTTTATTCGTGGCGACACCTCCTGGCTTCCCTTGCAGATTCGACTGTGCATCGTTACGCCGATCGCTTTGTTAGTGAACGTTAGTATGCGTTGGAGTCCTAACAAGATCTATCGCGAAACGAGCATCGCGGTTGCGAGTTGCCTCATTGGCATAGTCCATCTTTATCTCGAGAGCAACAGAAACGCTACATCATCGGCATATGCCCAGGTCGGACTGATCGTAGCGGTCATCTTCGTCAACGTTGTGATGCGTCTGCATTTTGTCTATGCGCTTAGCGCCTCAACCGTTCTACTTGTAAGCGATCTCGTTTTCATCCACCACGACCACTTTCTCAGTGGCCCGGAGAAGTTGCTCGGGATTACATTGGCGATCTGCGCTATTTCCATGACCGCAATAGGAAACTACAGCATCGGCCGTGAGGAGCGAGTCGGATATCTGATGCGTTTACGCAGCGAGATACAGAGCCGAGAGCTTTCTTTTTTGAATGTCGAGCTGCAGCGAATCTCTTCGCTCGACAGCCTGACTGGACTAGCGAACCGACACTCGTATGAGCTTCAGTTTGCAAAGCTTTGGCGCGAGGCAGTTGAATCCAAAACTTGCATCTCCGCCATCATTATTGATATTGATCACTTTAAGAATACGAACGACACTCGCGGCCATTTGTACGGTGATCGCGTCTTGGTTCGCGTTGCTTCTCTCCTGTTGCAGAGCCTGCGTTGCAAGGACGACTTTGCTGCAAGGTTTGGTGGAGAGGAGTTCGTCGTTCTGCTTCCTGGAGCGACGACAGAGGGCGCGTTGATCGTCGCCGAACGTATTCGCAAGCTTGTCGAAGTGGCCGGATCGCCTGCGCTGCCGGAGCCGGGTGTTCATCCTCGACTGTCTACTGTCAGTTGCGGAGGAGCTTCGTGCTTCCCGGGCGATGCCAACTGTCAGGAAGATCTGCTCGATGCAGCCGATAAGGCGTTGTACCGGGCTAAGTCTGAAGGACGAAACCGCGTCTGCTGGGGCGAACTGGCGAAGACAGCTAAAAGACGAGCGCCCAAAGAGGAGCGAACAATCCATCACCTTCTGAACAACAGCTCTGAATCGTTGGCCCAGGTGGATTGA
- the panC gene encoding pantoate--beta-alanine ligase produces MQIVTKVAEMQGACRRLRLNGLVLGFVPTMGALHAGHVSLVRRARGECDAISASIFVNPLQFAPGEDLARYPRTFEEDCRLLEAENVDILFAPDAAEMYPQGAVTTVSVPGVGDRLDGASRPGHFTGVATVVAKLFHVVSPQRAYFGQKDAAQLAVLRQMVRDLNFDVELVGCAIVRDSDGLALSSRNKYLSAMERDRALTLHRALRQIERMIAAGERRTAELIAGGMEILKTADEVRVDYLSIVDANTLLPVSSAETGTLVAVAAYIGTTRLIDNFLVA; encoded by the coding sequence ATGCAGATCGTGACGAAAGTTGCGGAGATGCAGGGCGCGTGTCGTAGGTTGCGGTTGAACGGTCTTGTGTTGGGGTTTGTACCCACGATGGGAGCGCTCCATGCAGGACACGTTTCCTTGGTGCGCCGTGCGCGTGGAGAATGCGATGCAATATCAGCTTCCATCTTTGTGAATCCGCTGCAGTTTGCGCCCGGTGAAGATCTCGCCCGGTATCCACGAACCTTTGAAGAAGACTGCAGACTGCTGGAGGCTGAGAACGTCGACATACTGTTTGCTCCCGATGCCGCTGAGATGTATCCGCAGGGCGCGGTGACGACGGTTTCAGTTCCCGGTGTTGGAGATCGGCTCGATGGAGCATCCCGCCCAGGTCACTTCACCGGTGTAGCGACGGTGGTAGCTAAACTGTTTCACGTTGTCAGCCCACAGCGCGCCTACTTCGGGCAGAAGGATGCGGCTCAGCTTGCGGTGTTACGGCAGATGGTACGCGATTTGAACTTCGACGTTGAGCTGGTGGGTTGTGCGATCGTGCGAGATTCAGACGGTCTTGCGCTTAGTAGTAGAAACAAATATCTCAGCGCGATGGAACGGGATCGTGCATTGACTCTACATCGAGCATTGCGGCAGATCGAACGCATGATTGCGGCAGGGGAGCGTCGGACTGCTGAGCTGATCGCGGGTGGGATGGAGATTTTGAAGACTGCCGATGAGGTGCGCGTGGACTACTTGAGCATAGTGGATGCTAATACGCTTCTTCCAGTAAGTTCGGCTGAAACAGGCACACTTGTGGCAGTGGCAGCCTATATAGGGACAACCCGCTTGATCGATAATTTTCTGGTCGCGTGA
- the panB gene encoding 3-methyl-2-oxobutanoate hydroxymethyltransferase — protein MSLTTFSAERDVARVGRDAVPFAKVTVPSLLEKKSLRQPITAVTAYDYASARLVDEAGLDVLLVGDSLAMVMQGQENTLSVTMDEMLLYTRGVRRAVRRSLLVADMPFGSYQTKKGAGVANAVRFVKEAGAEAVKLEGGRERRELIRRIVGAEIPVMGHLGLTPQSVHRMGGYKVQGKTMEAIDELRTDALALEEAGCFAIVLEGVPRELAKIVTDELHIPTIGIGAGPDCDGQILVLHDMMTMTFSTPAKFVRRYADVAGVMQEALGEYRRDVEARTFPSDAESYHLSREIRELMTEPSEAMR, from the coding sequence ATGAGTTTGACTACGTTCTCTGCGGAACGAGACGTCGCGCGGGTTGGGCGTGATGCCGTTCCTTTCGCCAAGGTAACCGTTCCCTCTTTACTTGAGAAGAAGTCGTTGCGACAGCCTATTACGGCTGTTACTGCATACGACTACGCAAGCGCCCGGTTAGTCGACGAAGCTGGACTGGATGTTCTGCTAGTAGGAGATTCGCTGGCTATGGTGATGCAAGGGCAAGAGAACACGCTCTCAGTCACAATGGACGAGATGCTGCTGTACACGCGTGGTGTGCGGCGGGCCGTGCGGCGGTCGCTGCTGGTGGCAGACATGCCTTTCGGCAGCTACCAGACGAAGAAGGGTGCCGGTGTCGCAAACGCCGTACGGTTTGTGAAAGAAGCCGGAGCCGAAGCTGTAAAGCTCGAAGGCGGCCGCGAGCGAAGAGAGCTGATCCGCCGAATCGTTGGAGCGGAGATCCCTGTGATGGGGCATCTTGGGTTGACCCCGCAGAGCGTGCATCGAATGGGTGGCTACAAGGTGCAGGGGAAGACGATGGAAGCGATCGACGAGTTGCGCACGGATGCTCTTGCGCTTGAAGAGGCTGGCTGTTTCGCAATCGTGCTGGAAGGTGTACCGCGAGAGTTGGCGAAGATCGTCACCGATGAGTTGCACATTCCTACAATCGGAATCGGTGCGGGGCCGGATTGCGATGGGCAGATTCTGGTGCTGCACGACATGATGACGATGACCTTTTCTACTCCGGCAAAATTTGTGAGACGCTACGCAGATGTAGCAGGAGTGATGCAAGAGGCGTTGGGAGAGTATCGGCGGGATGTTGAGGCGAGGACATTTCCTTCCGATGCGGAGAGCTATCATCTCTCTCGTGAGATTCGAGAGTTGATGACCGAGCCATCCGAAGCAATGAGGTAG
- the obgE gene encoding GTPase ObgE: MFIDEARIRIKAGDGGNGCMAFRREKFVPKGGPSGGDGGHGGDVLMSSSLSHNTLVHFRYNPEHKAQRGGHGLGSNCSGSAGESNTLKVPVGTLLYDDATGELIHDFARPNETIVIAKGGRGGRGNQHFATSTHQAPREHELGRAGEERAYRLELRLLADAGLVGYPNVGKSTLISRLSAAKPKIANYAFTTLEPNLGVVQVGEYPHTESFTVADLPGLIEGAHLGAGLGIQFLKHIERTSVIVHLVDVSDSSDRTDPVTDYKVITEELKSFDPALAAKPTILVAAKADVANPDKLKKLTAMAKRRKLPFFTISAVTGEGIEPLKFAIAEMVAAHRPIELEPVPVVPAKMKPNYPPPPGSAKGRA, from the coding sequence ATGTTTATCGATGAAGCAAGAATTCGGATTAAGGCCGGCGACGGCGGCAACGGCTGTATGGCGTTCCGGCGCGAAAAGTTCGTTCCCAAGGGAGGTCCTTCGGGAGGCGACGGTGGCCATGGTGGCGACGTCCTGATGTCGTCTTCGCTGAGCCACAACACACTGGTCCACTTTCGCTATAACCCAGAGCATAAGGCGCAGCGCGGTGGCCACGGGCTTGGCTCCAACTGCTCGGGTTCCGCCGGTGAAAGCAATACACTCAAGGTGCCCGTTGGTACGCTGCTCTATGACGACGCCACGGGTGAGTTGATCCACGACTTCGCCCGTCCAAATGAGACCATCGTCATTGCCAAGGGTGGCCGTGGCGGCCGCGGCAACCAGCACTTTGCTACCAGTACCCATCAGGCTCCGCGCGAACATGAGCTCGGCCGCGCTGGCGAAGAGCGCGCCTATCGTCTTGAGCTGCGGCTGCTCGCCGATGCCGGACTGGTTGGGTATCCCAATGTCGGCAAATCAACATTGATCTCGCGTCTGTCCGCTGCCAAGCCGAAGATTGCCAACTACGCGTTTACCACGCTCGAGCCAAATCTTGGCGTGGTCCAGGTTGGCGAGTACCCCCACACCGAATCATTCACAGTCGCTGACCTTCCGGGGCTTATTGAAGGCGCACATCTCGGCGCCGGTCTTGGCATTCAGTTTCTTAAGCACATCGAACGCACGAGCGTCATCGTCCACCTCGTCGACGTCTCCGACTCGAGTGATCGGACGGACCCCGTCACCGATTACAAGGTCATCACCGAGGAACTCAAGAGCTTTGATCCTGCCCTTGCCGCTAAACCTACCATCCTCGTTGCGGCCAAGGCGGATGTCGCCAACCCGGACAAATTGAAAAAACTAACCGCAATGGCGAAGCGACGCAAGCTGCCCTTCTTCACGATCTCTGCGGTGACGGGTGAGGGCATCGAGCCGCTGAAGTTCGCGATCGCCGAGATGGTTGCGGCTCACCGACCCATCGAGTTAGAACCTGTACCGGTGGTCCCAGCGAAGATGAAGCCCAACTACCCGCCTCCCCCTGGCTCCGCGAAGGGCCGCGCCTAA